The genomic window ATCCTCCAATATGTGTGTGGGAAATGTATTTAACAAAGATGATATCGTACGCTTAGTCCAAACTGAATGACGACTTTGCGTAAGACACATTATCAGAGCCGTCTTAAACATATAAGGCGTCGAAGCGCGAAAATCAACAGCAccgcttttctttttttttatttaaaataacctgGCGTCCTTCTCATACAAACTTgccttttttttcttcttccatAAACTTATACTTTCTCAATTAACATAACAACAATATTGTTGCCCTAATGAATGATTTgttaaatacttttcaaaactCGGCTTTCTGAACATATGCACCCCCTCCCCCAGAAATTGCGCATCCATCCCTTGCATACCCGGGTAAAGACGGCTATGCACATTATATGAATGACAGATCATCCAATCCCAAAAACGATCTAGGAGCTAGAATGTAGAATAGAAGACGCCAAGACAAATAGAAAAATCTCTAGACAGATGGTAAAAAACTTTAGAAAGGTTCAGATCTCTGCATGGAAGTAGAAGAATGTGAACTGGTCATTTCGAAGAAGGACGTATCAAAGACTAAAGCTTACAGCTGGCAGTAACAACAGAAAGATATTGAAAGTTTGGTGTAATAGCATTATTTTATACGTTGTTTAAATCATGGATTTTAGGTTTCAACTGTATTCATGtgaagtttaattatttatctcacggtaaaacaaattaaattcaagTTCAAGttccaattataattaattagggATATGGTTAAGAAATtacgtttataaattatacttacATCTGAATCTTCATGGCGTCCAAATCCACGTAAATACACAGGTTTCTCATTAATAAGAAAAGATTTATTTGTCCATCGAATTGTACGTATCCCAAATGGTAATCGATATATATCTATCGGTGTCGGTTCAATATCATTATTACCctccaaatcaattaataagaCTTCCAATTTGTACATATATCCAGGGTTTGGGTGCATCAAATACGGCCACCATAGTATTGGATGATCCACAACCAATTGACCTTTACATGAATCATTCCCAGATGTGTTATATGTAAATCCAACATGCGAATCACTTTTATCCAATAATTTCACTTGACAAAATGGCGGCGTTTCATCTTCATAATATCCAGCGGTGTGTACAACAAAATCGATAAACGCTTTACCCAAATAAATATAAGTGTTAATTGATATATCATCGATGTATATTCTAGGTGTAGTGTATAATACAACGGGTCGATGAATACCGgcataattgaaaaaatcaaatgtgtATGTTTGTTGTAAAAATACTCCATAATCtctgaaataattattgattaaattttaattcgttATTTAAGTAATCAGAATTATGGTATAAAATCGTTCTCATGTATGTTtgaattgtgtattttttttcttaaaatttgtcaCATATTAAGTGCAAATGAGTTTtaggttataaaatttttgtagttgaAGTAGATTTTGGTAGATAGTAAGACCATTCTTGAAAAATGGCAACGATAATTTCAACGTTAATTGTTGTCATATTTCTCcgaatatataaattatgttgTATCCAGACCCGTGCGCaggaatagggaatattcatgtatttttataccatgcatatgcaCCTCGCATATTACATATtcgcatattacatatatatgtaatatgcgaggtatactaagtttagtcccaagtttgtaacgcttaaaaatattgatgctttgaacaaaattttggtataggtgttcataaaatcacctaattagtccatttccggttttccgcccgtccgtccgcccgtccgcccgtccgtctgtgggcacgataactcaaaaaggaaaaaagatatcgaggtGAAActattacagcgtactcaggacgtaaaaagtgaggtcgagttcgtaaatgagcaacataggtcaattgggtcttgacctatgggtccgtagacccatcttgtacaccgttagagatagaacaaaagtttaaatgtaaaaaatgtaattataaaaaaataaacaacttttgtttgaaacattttttcgtaaacatcaatgtttatccgcgagggcgcaaattaggcgtaaattgtatagtatgtattatataaattgtatacgtatgtgcaatgtgatagagtaatcaacaatatttacgcatggtatttcaacaattaactcagtcaattgtttgttttcacttgttttttatatttttaattcattgtttacattgttataacaaagtaaaaaatacaaatactgcttaaaaatgctgcatttaagtgtaataaaatatttaaaatacattataggtaattttgagatatttaaacgcagttttttggcgctctctgttgatgacgtataagtacgtgatctgtcaattggtgacagttcaatctataatttaaactttaaaaaaatgaatttacaacacagaatttacactcgttattattatgttttttaataaaaagccgtagaatagtattatttaatgaaataccatataaaatgtaagtaattaatatcataaagtatgtcaacaaatttgacaagcccgtactatgatgtcacgtccgtatacaaattttaatttccgttttagaaatttttaaatgccttcACTGAATTTgtgcttttattaattaattttaagtaattaaaaagatattaattactaaaataatggtttagttgaaatgtccagccattAAAGTTAcggttacggaagaaaaataattgaaccaaatttaaatttcatgaatattccctattatccAAGGTTggggttcaaacttttgttcgtcAAGTTAGgtcaaaaagttaataaatgttAGGTCAATAGGTCAAAAGGTGATATTCAATCACTGTTTTTTACTAAAAGTATGTACAGTAACTCTATATGCGCTtttttatttgcgcttccaccataaactCCTCTTGTTTAGGGAAGATAAAAGaaaaagagatattttttttgcaaatttaaagtgttttggATTAAAACGTTTTATGAAGGAAcaaaaaacagaataaaatattattgtttacaaaattttgtgcaGTTACTTACGTTGATACATTTGAAACATCTCCTTGAGGAATACTAAATCGGTTCAATTCATTATCGACTTCAACAGTTATCCGATTATTACCgccaatttgtaaaaattgagtaatatcattttcaaatgGTAAATGTCCAATTTCATGCGTTATTGCCAACTCACCATTTACCCActgaaattgaatgaaaaatgtttttgtaatgtaGTCTACCCACTTTCAACTAGAgagttgttccttataaaaacaagAATCATTTTGGGTTTGAAGCGAAACAGTAATAAGTTTGCTagaaatttaatctaaaaatcaactaaaacaTTATAAAGTGCACCTGCACTCCAAAAACCCTATCTCATCTCAGGGAAGTAAAAAACCAGATTGTTAACAAGCATTTATTGTTGATCGCATTTCCATACataaagcaattaaaaattgGGACTTTATAGGGAGAGAATCTGCAATTAAtctttaagattaaaaaacaaaaaccaaacaaaaagtttaattttcttatttgtttcTCAAAATTTGCTATAAAGAATTGAAACTACCACTTTTGGACATTTCTTCCTAAAAACTCGTATTCTgcgatttaaaaaagaaacagtTGGCTACGTATAGGTACTATTTGAAACAAGGTACCCTATAGCCTAAActacaattaattttgtaaaaacaaactTACGACTTTCGCATTATAATGCACACTACCAAATCTTAACCATATTCTTATATCGGAATGATTCCATGTTGATGGCACATAAAATGTTCGATCATACCATACAGGACCCACATGATCTCGAACTTTTCGATCTTGTGTAATGTCATTGTAACTGGATGGTACTggcatttttattacattatcaaactgaaaaattagtttaaaaacaagtaattaAACATATGGAAATGTGCTTCGTTTAAAGTACGAATTAACGGAAAAACAATTTCGGTTCTAATTTGgcactttatattttaattcaattttgcaCATAAACGCTACGTAGTTTTTTATCAACTTCAATTTGGAGTCCTTTCAACTTTTTCAGTAGTGATAAGAACAGTTAGAAACGTTTAACATTTCTGACGGGCTAAGTCTTTCACATCTTTCATTATACGCATTGAAAGAAGACTTGACTTTAcgtaattttttgtcttttagtctaaaaactttttcacttaaggtagtactatcggtaatagactttgcattcagaatttaatgaaacttgccatagttgtccattattatatcataattaaccagttaaatttttaggggccttcagagaactgaaaaaaagatattttaacgataatttaacattgatccttatgggaaatcacagattttattttatttcacaaaactgaatgttcagattttcagttctctgaaggcccctaaaaatttaactggttaattatgatataatattgGACAACTATGcgaagtttcattaaattctgaatgcaaagtccaTTACCGATTACTACCTTAAGAGCAAATTTTTGACGCATTTATAAGTTATGAATAAAACTTTCTTTCCTCTCAAGTTCTGTAAGATTGGGTTAAATAATTTTCCCTTTTTATCCCCTGAAAGAAAATTCTTACAGTTGAGTATCCCAGGGCACTGCCCCATTTGCACTATTATAGTTTCGAGTTtgcattctttaaaaaataacaagcaACTATTGTTGGAATTTTTTACGTAATTACAAGAATTGAaagtagtaaaattttaaaacttacaaattTCAGATCTTGTAATTGCCAAAATTCATGGATACCACGCTTCGGATCAGCTTCAGGTGCAAGTACAAAATTCCATATTCCATCTAGTGATCGATGATCACGCGTTTCAGAATCACGTGGATACAACAATGGTTTAGTTTGTTGGATTGCAGTTGTAATAAGAAATCCTATTATGAATATTCCATTTTCACGACATAATTTCCGTATAAGCATGGTTTTCGTTACTTAAAAATCTGAAACAATAAGagagaagaaaaataatatattataaattgtaaaaaattgttaaatatttacattatggaaagattattatatttcttattatttaaaaattagattatgAAAGCATATCAGCTCTTAGTCTAAGAGATTTAATGACGTGGaggtatcattttttatttcgattttctgtatgaaaacaataacttctatcagacaattaataaatttttgtgtgaaataGTTTGCGGCGTTTTTATGGCGGttattctttaaattcatttgaaatgtaatcgcaaataaaataattcataaaaaattactttaagaaGGTGtgttttttctcttaaaaacataaacaaattaaataaatcaattaataaacaaaGCTTCATTCTTTTAAATGAACAAGATAATAGCACTTATCTAGTTATATTTATACCCTGTGTAATAATTTGAtacaatagtaaaaatttaataaaatgaaaagtcgaaaaacatttttggctacattcatgaagttattacctataataaaatttatcattcaagttgaaaataagataaaaataatttcaactctaaatctCTGCCctagacacttggttttttaaccccagaactaaaaaaaagggttgttataagtttgaccgctatgcatgtgtgtctgtctgtggcatcgtagcgcctaaacggatgaaccgattttattttttttggtttcatttgaaaggcaatttaacggagagtgttcttatgaTCAAtgattcaagtgcgagtttagggttccgcacccgaaaaaaaaattggcgattatcacatataattttaacatataaatagtCAAATacacctggctcaattcatttcgaaaagtgaaatggtaaaataattatgtaattcaaaacaataattcaaaagaacaagatcaactcaaaaatttcaatttcaattaaaatattttcaaaaatttgtcccaaaaaatgatagctctctaagaatccttttcatctcatctgatgtccttgaccattactttgatattgatttaagttaaggagtgttataagtttaaagtgtttctctgtgagtctgtg from Chrysoperla carnea chromosome 2, inChrCarn1.1, whole genome shotgun sequence includes these protein-coding regions:
- the LOC123291966 gene encoding beta-glucuronidase-like isoform X2, translated to MLIRKLCRENGIFIIGFLITTAIQQTKPLLYPRDSETRDHRSLDGIWNFVLAPEADPKRGIHEFWQLQDLKFFDNVIKMPVPSSYNDITQDRKVRDHVGPVWYDRTFYVPSTWNHSDIRIWLRFGSVHYNAKVWVNGELAITHEIGHLPFENDITQFLQIGGNNRITVEVDNELNRFSIPQGDVSNVSTDYGVFLQQTYTFDFFNYAGIHRPVVLYTTPRIYIDDISINTYIYLGKAFIDFVVHTAGYYEDETPPFCQVKLLDKSDSHVGFTYNTSGNDSCKGQLVVDHPILWWPYLMHPNPGYMYKLEVLLIDLEGNNDIEPTPIDIYRLPFGIRTIRWTNKSFLINEKPVYLRGFGRHEDSDIRGKGLDLPLIAKDYNLIKWIGANTYRTSHYPYAEEIMDFADETGIMIIDECPSVDTVNYSPSLLAKHQRSLTELIQRDKNRPSVIAWSIANEPRTHLVAADEYFGAVANHVRSLDVTRPVTIALARHYNEDKAGKHLDIISFNRYNGWYSNAGRIDLIIDNVIREATAWHKKYNKPVLMSEYGADTLNGLHLSPGFVWSEEYQVELMSRHFEAFDVLRKAGFFIGEFIWNFADFKTAQSYTRVGGNRKGLFTRDRQPKASAHHLRRRYFVLANVLDNATLPDDLFPYITVRDEL
- the LOC123291966 gene encoding beta-glucuronidase-like isoform X1, whose amino-acid sequence is MLIRKLCRENGIFIIGFLITTAIQQTKPLLYPRDSETRDHRSLDGIWNFVLAPEADPKRGIHEFWQLQDLKFFDNVIKMPVPSSYNDITQDRKVRDHVGPVWYDRTFYVPSTWNHSDIRIWLRFGSVHYNAKVWVNGELAITHEIGHLPFENDITQFLQIGGNNRITVEVDNELNRFSIPQGDVSNVSTDYGVFLQQTYTFDFFNYAGIHRPVVLYTTPRIYIDDISINTYIYLGKAFIDFVVHTAGYYEDETPPFCQVKLLDKSDSHVGFTYNTSGNDSCKGQLVVDHPILWWPYLMHPNPGYMYKLEVLLIDLEGNNDIEPTPIDIYRLPFGIRTIRWTNKSFLINEKPVYLRGFGRHEDSDIRGKGLDLPLIAKDYNLIKWIGANTYRTSHYPYAEEIMDFADETGIMIIDECPSVDTVPIDYSEYDWLGFDPFLDFRNYSPSLLAKHQRSLTELIQRDKNRPSVIAWSIANEPRTHLVAADEYFGAVANHVRSLDVTRPVTIALARHYNEDKAGKHLDIISFNRYNGWYSNAGRIDLIIDNVIREATAWHKKYNKPVLMSEYGADTLNGLHLSPGFVWSEEYQVELMSRHFEAFDVLRKAGFFIGEFIWNFADFKTAQSYTRVGGNRKGLFTRDRQPKASAHHLRRRYFVLANVLDNATLPDDLFPYITVRDEL